The following are encoded in a window of Sinomonas cyclohexanicum genomic DNA:
- a CDS encoding alpha/beta hydrolase: protein MGQDQPQNQDTYVLVHGAWHGAWCWRPVERLLVAAGARVFTPTLTGLGDRAHLLAPTVGLATHIADVRAVIETEGLRDVILVGHSYAGMVVTGVAAEIPDRIQRLVIVDGFLPEAGEAAIRLLPEHAAAHYLESAQANDGLVIDPRPVGNLGVTDQQVIDELTPRLTPQPAKTYMDAIGRGLADLPFTGDYLLCSGWRTPFAPFARRAAEAGWSVVELDADHEVLVTDPELLAQHLLQRGPVASVLGEARR, encoded by the coding sequence ATGGGACAGGACCAGCCACAGAACCAGGACACGTACGTGCTGGTCCACGGCGCATGGCACGGAGCGTGGTGCTGGCGGCCCGTCGAGCGGCTCCTGGTGGCCGCCGGGGCCCGGGTCTTCACCCCGACCCTGACGGGCCTCGGCGACAGGGCACATCTGCTCGCCCCCACGGTGGGGCTCGCCACCCACATCGCGGATGTGCGTGCGGTGATCGAGACCGAGGGCCTCCGCGACGTCATCCTCGTCGGCCATAGCTACGCAGGGATGGTCGTGACCGGAGTCGCGGCCGAGATCCCCGACCGGATCCAGCGGCTCGTCATCGTCGACGGCTTCCTGCCGGAGGCGGGCGAGGCCGCCATCAGACTCCTCCCCGAGCACGCCGCGGCCCATTACCTCGAGTCGGCACAGGCAAACGACGGCCTCGTGATCGACCCGCGACCCGTCGGGAACCTCGGCGTCACCGACCAGCAGGTCATCGACGAGCTCACCCCGCGGCTCACCCCCCAGCCGGCCAAGACCTACATGGATGCGATCGGGCGCGGCCTGGCCGACCTGCCGTTCACCGGGGACTACCTGCTCTGCTCGGGCTGGCGCACTCCGTTCGCCCCCTTCGCCCGACGGGCGGCCGAGGCGGGCTGGTCCGTCGTCGAACTCGACGCCGATCACGAGGTCCTCGTCACAGACCCGGAGCTTCTCGCGCAGCACCTTCTCCAACGCGGACCGGTGGCATCGGTGCTCGGGGAAGCGAGGAGGTAG
- a CDS encoding FAD-dependent monooxygenase, producing the protein MNTARSHQVVIAGGGPTGLMLAAELALAGADAVIVERRADQSVEAVRAGGVHARTLEVWDQRGIAERFLEAGKTMQLTGFAGIPLGMSDVPTRHPYSLALRQGEIERLLAEWALGELGVPILREREVTGFAQGEGGVVVRLSDGRTLEAEYLVGCDGGRSLVRKAAGIGFPGWDPSVSSLIAEVEAPGPPEAALRYTEDGTQGIGPIGGGTGVRVVVTQRYSDDAAQQGNPTLDDVKRALVSVWGTDYGVHSPHWISRFTDMTRQAEAYRKGRVLLAGDAAHVHYPVGGQGLGTGVQDAVNLGWKLAQVARGASAESLLDTYHAERHPVGARVLQNTMAQTALTRRDARVDALRGTMAELLAMDEPRQRFAGMISGLDIRYDLPAPADPHPLLGRRMPDLDLATAGGPRRVFSLLRDARPVLLNLGAPGAVDPGPWADRVPLVDATHDGAWSLPVLGHVPAPEAVLIRPDGHVAWVGRSGDAGGHGLREALGMWFGPA; encoded by the coding sequence GTGAACACTGCACGAAGCCATCAGGTGGTGATCGCGGGCGGTGGGCCCACAGGGCTCATGCTCGCCGCGGAGCTCGCCCTCGCGGGGGCGGACGCCGTGATCGTGGAGAGGCGCGCGGACCAGTCTGTCGAGGCGGTCCGGGCCGGCGGGGTGCACGCGCGCACTCTGGAGGTCTGGGACCAGCGGGGCATCGCGGAACGGTTCCTCGAGGCCGGAAAGACCATGCAGCTCACGGGATTCGCGGGCATCCCGCTGGGCATGAGCGACGTCCCCACCCGCCACCCCTACAGCCTCGCGCTCCGGCAGGGCGAGATCGAGCGGCTCCTGGCCGAATGGGCGCTCGGCGAGCTCGGCGTCCCGATCCTCCGCGAGCGCGAGGTGACGGGATTCGCGCAGGGCGAGGGCGGCGTCGTCGTGCGCCTCTCCGACGGCCGGACGCTCGAGGCGGAGTACCTCGTGGGGTGCGACGGCGGCCGCAGCCTCGTGCGCAAGGCGGCCGGGATCGGGTTCCCCGGCTGGGATCCGTCCGTGAGCTCGCTCATCGCGGAGGTCGAGGCGCCCGGGCCGCCCGAGGCCGCCCTTCGGTACACCGAGGACGGCACGCAGGGCATCGGCCCGATCGGCGGCGGAACTGGGGTGCGTGTGGTCGTGACTCAGCGATACTCCGACGACGCGGCCCAGCAGGGGAATCCCACGCTCGACGACGTCAAGCGCGCCCTCGTCTCGGTCTGGGGCACGGACTACGGCGTGCACAGCCCGCACTGGATCTCGCGGTTCACGGACATGACCCGGCAGGCCGAGGCGTACCGGAAGGGCCGCGTGCTCCTCGCCGGCGACGCCGCCCACGTCCACTACCCCGTGGGCGGCCAGGGCCTCGGGACGGGCGTGCAGGACGCCGTGAACCTGGGCTGGAAGCTCGCGCAAGTGGCGCGGGGCGCCTCAGCGGAGTCCCTGCTGGACACGTACCACGCGGAGCGGCACCCCGTGGGCGCGCGCGTCCTGCAGAACACCATGGCACAGACCGCGCTCACCCGCCGCGACGCCCGGGTCGATGCCCTGCGCGGCACGATGGCCGAACTGCTAGCCATGGACGAGCCGCGCCAGCGGTTTGCCGGGATGATCAGCGGGCTCGACATCCGCTACGACCTGCCAGCGCCCGCGGACCCGCACCCGCTGCTCGGGCGGCGCATGCCGGACCTCGACCTCGCGACCGCCGGCGGGCCGCGGCGGGTCTTCTCCCTTCTGCGCGATGCCCGGCCCGTGCTGCTCAACCTCGGCGCGCCCGGCGCCGTTGACCCCGGACCGTGGGCCGACCGCGTGCCGCTCGTCGATGCGACGCACGACGGCGCGTGGTCGCTTCCCGTGCTCGGCCACGTCCCCGCGCCGGAAGCGGTCCTGATCCGGCCCGACGGGCACGTGGCCTGGGTCGGGAGATCCGGGGATGCGGGGGGCCACGGCCTTAGAGAGGCCCTGGGGATGTGGTTCGGGCCGGCGTGA
- a CDS encoding TetR/AcrR family transcriptional regulator, whose protein sequence is MASRGEAGRRVPLNRERVLRAAVVLADAEGLEALSMRRLAQALGVVPMALYKHVANKDELLAGVVDAVLGEIEPAQNGPDWSANVRRRILSARAAMLRHPWARRVMEAQAAPTPVVLAYMDSTIGMFLAGGLSVDLVHHVMHALGSRIFGFTQELYETSPTAAADLPPEAAARMAAALPGIAAVAASRPHDPDSVVGPGCDDQFEFEFGIDLMLAGVERLNRGGWRSADHDREDASVI, encoded by the coding sequence ATGGCGTCACGCGGAGAAGCCGGGCGGCGGGTGCCGCTCAATCGCGAGAGGGTGCTGCGCGCCGCCGTCGTGCTCGCCGACGCCGAGGGGCTCGAGGCGCTCAGCATGCGCAGGCTCGCGCAGGCGCTCGGGGTTGTTCCGATGGCTCTGTACAAGCACGTGGCGAACAAGGACGAGCTGCTCGCCGGGGTGGTCGACGCGGTCCTCGGCGAGATCGAGCCCGCGCAGAACGGCCCGGACTGGTCGGCGAACGTGCGCCGCCGAATCCTTTCCGCCCGGGCGGCCATGCTCCGGCACCCGTGGGCGCGGCGCGTCATGGAGGCCCAGGCCGCGCCGACTCCGGTGGTGCTCGCCTACATGGATTCCACGATCGGCATGTTCCTCGCCGGCGGCCTGTCGGTGGACCTCGTCCACCACGTCATGCACGCGCTCGGCAGCAGGATCTTCGGCTTCACGCAGGAGCTCTACGAGACGAGCCCGACGGCGGCCGCGGACCTCCCGCCCGAGGCCGCGGCGCGCATGGCGGCGGCCCTTCCCGGCATTGCGGCCGTCGCCGCGAGCCGGCCGCACGATCCGGACAGCGTCGTGGGGCCCGGGTGCGATGACCAGTTCGAGTTCGAGTTCGGGATCGACCTCATGCTCGCCGGCGTCGAGCGCCTGAACCGGGGCGGCTGGCGCTCCGCCGACCACGACCGCGAGGACGCCTCGGTGATCTGA
- a CDS encoding DUF4386 domain-containing protein, whose amino-acid sequence MASTRRTAIAIGTFFLITHVTSVGGMLLYGPVLANASYGSYLATPGASGSALAGALLEVILAIAIVGTGVAFFPVVRRISEGMALGYAALRTLEAGVIAVGVTPLVAAVAIAQNAGDAGSAGLVQALAAVHNWTFTVGPGLICPANTAVLAIVLFRSGLVPRAIPVLGLVGAPLVFVLNAAQLFTLTPQAPGWAGLAVIPIFAWEVSLALYLIIRGFRPAALARVAARQNLLVA is encoded by the coding sequence ATGGCCTCCACACGTCGCACGGCGATCGCCATCGGCACGTTCTTCCTCATCACCCACGTCACCTCGGTCGGGGGCATGCTGCTCTACGGCCCGGTGCTCGCGAACGCCTCCTACGGCAGCTACCTCGCGACCCCCGGCGCGAGCGGCTCGGCCCTCGCCGGCGCCCTGCTCGAGGTGATCCTCGCGATCGCGATCGTCGGCACCGGAGTCGCCTTCTTCCCGGTGGTCCGGCGGATCAGCGAGGGGATGGCCCTGGGCTACGCGGCGCTGCGCACGCTCGAGGCCGGGGTCATCGCCGTCGGCGTCACGCCGCTCGTGGCGGCGGTGGCGATCGCCCAGAACGCCGGCGATGCGGGCAGCGCCGGGCTCGTCCAGGCCCTCGCGGCGGTGCACAACTGGACCTTCACCGTGGGCCCCGGTCTCATCTGCCCGGCGAACACCGCCGTGCTGGCGATCGTCCTCTTCCGCTCGGGCCTCGTCCCGCGCGCGATCCCGGTCCTCGGACTCGTGGGCGCCCCGCTCGTGTTCGTGCTCAACGCCGCGCAGCTGTTCACGCTCACGCCCCAGGCGCCGGGCTGGGCCGGCCTCGCCGTCATCCCGATCTTCGCGTGGGAGGTCAGCCTCGCCCTCTACCTGATCATCCGCGGGTTCCGCCCCGCAGCCCTCGCCCGGGTAGCCGCGCGGCAGAACCTCCTCGTAGCCTAG
- a CDS encoding DUF1214 domain-containing protein: MNRIWTYFTALIGLICVGFIVNLIAVPHQRSISSDIIQGILIGYGSAFVTAQVVARVRATRVNGWTTMLGLGEPRNGFLLRAANAQLFPGPVNSSEEAVYWWTAVDGAGRTLSGQRNYVVHFPPGGLPPNNAFWSLTMGDSRNRFVPNPLNRYSVGDRSGLVPNADGSVDVHLRNAAPEGLESNWLPAPTGRFILWLRVYEPGKAILDGTYRVPPVTAAEVLPR; this comes from the coding sequence GTGAACCGGATCTGGACCTACTTCACGGCGCTCATCGGCCTGATCTGCGTCGGCTTCATCGTTAACCTGATCGCGGTCCCGCACCAGCGGAGCATCAGCAGCGACATCATCCAGGGCATCCTCATCGGCTACGGCTCGGCGTTCGTCACGGCGCAGGTCGTCGCGAGGGTCCGGGCCACTCGCGTCAACGGCTGGACCACCATGCTCGGCCTCGGCGAGCCTCGCAACGGCTTCCTGCTCCGGGCAGCCAACGCACAGCTGTTCCCCGGACCGGTGAACAGCTCGGAGGAGGCCGTGTACTGGTGGACCGCGGTGGACGGCGCGGGCCGCACGCTCAGCGGGCAGCGCAACTACGTGGTGCACTTCCCGCCGGGCGGCCTCCCGCCGAACAACGCCTTCTGGTCGCTGACCATGGGCGACTCCCGGAACCGCTTCGTCCCCAACCCCCTCAACCGGTACAGCGTCGGCGACCGGTCCGGGCTCGTGCCGAACGCCGACGGTTCCGTGGACGTCCACCTCCGCAACGCCGCGCCGGAGGGGCTCGAGTCCAACTGGCTGCCCGCGCCGACGGGCAGGTTCATCCTGTGGCTGCGGGTGTACGAGCCGGGCAAGGCCATCCTGGACGGCACCTACCGGGTGCCGCCCGTCACCGCGGCGGAGGTGCTCCCCCGGTGA
- a CDS encoding FG-GAP repeat domain-containing protein — MLSVIARPGAPTRVRRLAAVVLSALVGAALLAPPAHAADPEPPFLTLIQPPAEAVVPGQPSVVTFAASQPVSFAVFYYQDVYTRETVRAEWSGPGTTTASVAPITASTFSTAGTHQLTDVYVAGGGLSRMVHRGAEPAGSAPLSSGDLQVDNPNPTPYDFAPYEPVIKEERVPGLRLSIANPAPWPTGTTVAYQWNSNGQPIPGATAPDYGLGLSEVGTMISVTVSATAPGFRPGTFTSAAYGPAARTVEVPRIVMAGNPAVGGILRPEFGSPVPPSAIPAGGSPSYAYVWKRDGAAIPGGDKPQYAVTADDVAHVLSVDFTLSYDGGISSKTVTTPGVRARAAAHTSGFDADGRADVFARTADGTLMLYPGDGRGGWLPARAVGWGWAGFDKLVAPGDFDGDGAADVLARDGSGRLFLYQGDGAGGWKGGRQIGSGWQGMKEIVGAGDFTGDGFNDVLALTPQNTIVAYPGDGRGGWLAPTTVGWGWDGLDQLIAADMDGDLRTDIVARDPQGSLRLFRGNGAGGFMINLDPPRIGTGWNFARIGTAGDFTGDGDADVFAIDGGGTLSMYWGNATVKGRSLVGDYWSGQSTVGWGWGGFTAVF, encoded by the coding sequence ATGTTGTCTGTCATCGCGCGCCCAGGCGCGCCCACGCGCGTGCGGCGCCTCGCCGCCGTCGTGCTTTCCGCGCTGGTCGGCGCCGCGCTGCTCGCCCCGCCGGCCCACGCCGCGGATCCCGAGCCGCCCTTCCTGACCCTCATCCAGCCGCCGGCGGAGGCCGTCGTGCCGGGCCAGCCTTCCGTGGTGACCTTCGCCGCCTCGCAGCCTGTCAGCTTCGCCGTCTTCTACTACCAGGACGTCTACACGCGGGAGACGGTGCGCGCCGAATGGAGCGGTCCGGGCACCACCACGGCCTCCGTCGCGCCGATCACGGCGTCAACGTTCTCCACGGCCGGCACGCACCAGCTCACCGACGTCTACGTGGCAGGCGGCGGCCTGTCGCGCATGGTGCACCGTGGTGCCGAGCCCGCGGGCAGCGCACCGCTGAGCTCCGGCGACCTCCAGGTCGACAACCCGAACCCGACCCCGTACGACTTCGCCCCGTATGAGCCCGTGATCAAGGAGGAGCGCGTCCCGGGCCTGCGGCTCTCCATCGCGAATCCCGCCCCATGGCCCACGGGCACCACCGTCGCCTACCAGTGGAACAGCAACGGCCAGCCGATCCCGGGCGCGACGGCCCCGGACTACGGCCTGGGTCTGTCCGAGGTCGGGACGATGATCAGCGTGACGGTCTCGGCCACGGCACCGGGCTTCCGCCCCGGCACGTTCACCTCGGCCGCCTACGGCCCGGCGGCCCGGACGGTGGAGGTCCCGCGGATCGTCATGGCCGGCAACCCGGCCGTCGGGGGCATCCTCCGCCCCGAGTTCGGTTCTCCGGTCCCGCCATCGGCCATTCCCGCGGGCGGCAGCCCCTCCTACGCATACGTGTGGAAGCGCGACGGCGCAGCCATCCCGGGCGGGGACAAGCCCCAGTATGCCGTGACGGCCGACGACGTGGCCCACGTGCTCAGCGTCGACTTCACCCTCTCCTACGACGGCGGGATCTCCAGCAAGACCGTGACGACGCCCGGGGTCCGGGCCCGGGCCGCCGCCCACACGAGCGGTTTCGACGCGGACGGCAGGGCCGACGTGTTCGCGCGGACGGCGGACGGCACGCTCATGCTCTACCCGGGCGACGGGCGCGGCGGATGGCTTCCGGCCCGCGCGGTGGGCTGGGGCTGGGCGGGCTTCGACAAGCTGGTGGCCCCCGGCGACTTCGACGGCGACGGCGCAGCCGACGTGCTGGCGCGCGACGGGTCCGGCCGCCTCTTCCTGTACCAGGGCGACGGTGCGGGCGGCTGGAAGGGCGGCCGGCAGATCGGCTCCGGCTGGCAGGGGATGAAGGAGATCGTGGGCGCTGGCGACTTCACCGGCGATGGCTTCAACGACGTCCTCGCGCTCACGCCCCAGAACACGATCGTGGCCTACCCGGGCGACGGGCGCGGCGGCTGGCTCGCTCCCACGACAGTCGGCTGGGGCTGGGACGGCCTGGACCAGCTCATCGCCGCGGACATGGATGGCGACCTCCGCACCGACATCGTGGCCCGCGACCCCCAAGGCAGCCTGCGGCTCTTCCGGGGGAACGGCGCGGGGGGATTCATGATCAACCTCGACCCGCCCCGGATCGGCACCGGATGGAACTTCGCCCGGATCGGCACGGCGGGCGACTTCACCGGCGACGGCGACGCGGACGTCTTCGCGATCGACGGAGGGGGGACCCTCTCGATGTACTGGGGCAACGCCACCGTCAAGGGTCGCAGCTTGGTGGGGGACTACTGGAGCGGCCAGTCCACGGTCGGCTGGGGCTGGGGCGGGTTCACCGCAGTCTTCTAG
- a CDS encoding muconolactone Delta-isomerase: protein MEFLVRQENRMPALPADEAARIKAAEREYARQLRDRGILRRLWRVPGTRTAIGWYEAEDPTVLHEVLSGLPTFQWQVITVEALATHPQEQAPPPEPDLPPGTSA, encoded by the coding sequence ATGGAATTCCTCGTGAGGCAGGAGAACCGCATGCCGGCGCTGCCGGCCGACGAGGCAGCTCGCATCAAGGCCGCCGAAAGGGAGTATGCCCGGCAGCTGCGCGACCGCGGGATCCTCCGCCGCCTGTGGCGCGTCCCGGGCACCCGCACGGCTATCGGGTGGTACGAGGCGGAGGATCCGACAGTCCTCCACGAGGTGCTCTCAGGGCTGCCCACGTTCCAGTGGCAGGTGATCACCGTCGAGGCGTTGGCCACGCACCCGCAAGAGCAGGCGCCGCCGCCCGAACCGGATCTGCCCCCAGGCACGTCGGCCTGA
- a CDS encoding LysM peptidoglycan-binding domain-containing protein — translation MSILPQISLRTPLPFDILGAQVVVAGLGSAFEGVYGSVVVRDGAGHIVAESNLMGGGNGFSLFHSAFGLGTPTTPEGTVTVEGTNPSGLPENAASVTVPVTFGRTLMGGTYSGFTLHTVVPGDTLSGIAQQFYGDPNEYGRIFTANRDILFDPNVIYPGEALRIPFA, via the coding sequence ATGTCGATCCTGCCGCAGATCAGCCTCCGCACCCCACTCCCCTTCGACATCCTCGGCGCCCAGGTGGTGGTGGCCGGGCTCGGCTCCGCCTTCGAGGGCGTCTACGGCTCGGTGGTGGTCCGCGACGGCGCCGGGCACATCGTCGCCGAGTCGAACCTCATGGGCGGCGGCAACGGGTTCTCGCTGTTCCACAGCGCCTTCGGCCTCGGGACGCCCACCACTCCAGAGGGCACCGTGACGGTCGAGGGTACCAACCCGAGCGGCCTGCCGGAAAACGCGGCGTCGGTCACCGTTCCCGTGACGTTCGGCCGGACGCTCATGGGCGGGACCTACTCGGGGTTCACGCTGCACACCGTGGTCCCGGGCGACACCCTCTCCGGGATCGCGCAGCAGTTCTACGGGGACCCCAACGAGTACGGGAGGATCTTCACCGCGAACCGGGACATCCTGTTCGACCCGAACGTGATCTACCCCGGCGAGGCGCTGCGCATACCGTTCGCATGA
- a CDS encoding FAD-binding and (Fe-S)-binding domain-containing protein gives MRSQRSGQKAMSSLVDELRRTVDAEVDDSSLARTLYSSDAANYRVVPGAVVLPRTREALVGTVDAARRHGVPVTLRGGGTSMAGNAVGSGLVIDTSRHLNRILSVDPEARTATVEPGVVLADLQAACAPYRLRFGPDPASGTRATLGGMIGNNACGAHAMSYGRTADNVLSLTWLTGTGEVVTASSGAGALDAIPGLRTLVDAHLAVLRTEFGRFRRQVSGYSLEHLLPENGPNLAAALVGTEGTCGVLLEATLRLVERAESPALAVLGYPDLASAADDVPNLLPFRPLALEGLDTRLLDAVREAKGHDSVPDVPDGGCLLLAEVPGRTPEEAADAARALADAAATDQTRVLAAGAEASRLWGIREDTAGLAGRTQAGHPAWGGWEDSAVPPEHLGDYLRGLTALMESEGLDGMAYGHFGDGCVHLRLDFPLDLGGAGMRRFLERAARLVAEHGGSLSGEHGDGRARSELLPAMYSAQALAVMAEFKALLDPRDTLNPGIVVRPAKVDEDLRRPAAAELHAGAGFAFAEDGGSVTQALHRCVGVGKCRADLRGSGGFMCPSFVATRDEKDSTRGRARALQEMLNGGLVQLGWRSPEVHAALDLCLSCKACATDCPAGVDMAAYKSETLYRAYRGRLRPRSHYTLGRLPQWLRLAAPFAPILNVAARVGFLRTTALAAMGADPRRSLPRLPRAPFRWEAAARRRASGRRSRSAAEGAPGVVLWVDTFSDALDPDIPRDAIAVLEAAGCAVEVAGPGACCGLTYISTGQLDAARARLRRTLDVLVPHVRAGRTVVGLEPSCTATLRSDLAELLPDDPRAAELAGSVKTVAELLTGIGWRPPRVGLKVLAQPHCHQHAVMGFDADLALLEGAGCDVDVSAGCCGLAGNFGMEAGHYEVSERIAQGGILAKVGLSPDRTILADGFSCRTQIRDLAGLEGRHLVQVLAEALREGARRGGA, from the coding sequence ATGAGGTCCCAGCGCTCCGGGCAGAAGGCCATGAGCTCCCTCGTCGACGAGCTGCGCCGCACCGTCGACGCTGAGGTCGACGACTCGTCCCTCGCCCGCACGCTCTACTCCTCGGACGCGGCCAACTACCGGGTGGTGCCGGGCGCCGTCGTGCTCCCGCGCACCCGGGAGGCGCTCGTCGGCACGGTCGACGCCGCTCGGAGGCACGGCGTCCCCGTCACGCTCCGCGGCGGGGGCACCTCGATGGCGGGCAACGCGGTGGGCTCGGGCCTCGTCATCGACACGTCGCGGCACCTCAACCGCATCCTCTCGGTGGACCCGGAGGCGCGGACCGCCACCGTCGAGCCGGGCGTGGTCCTCGCCGACCTCCAGGCCGCCTGCGCGCCGTACCGCCTGCGCTTCGGCCCGGATCCCGCCAGCGGAACGCGCGCCACCCTCGGCGGGATGATCGGCAACAACGCGTGCGGCGCCCACGCCATGTCCTACGGCCGCACTGCGGACAACGTGCTGTCCCTGACCTGGCTCACCGGCACGGGGGAGGTGGTCACCGCCTCATCAGGCGCGGGCGCGCTGGACGCCATCCCCGGTCTCCGGACCCTCGTGGACGCGCATCTGGCCGTGCTGCGCACCGAGTTCGGCCGGTTCCGCCGGCAGGTCTCGGGCTATTCGCTCGAGCACCTGCTCCCCGAGAACGGTCCCAACCTCGCCGCAGCCCTCGTGGGCACCGAGGGGACGTGCGGAGTGCTCCTCGAGGCGACGCTGCGGCTTGTGGAGCGCGCCGAGTCGCCCGCGCTCGCCGTCCTCGGCTACCCGGATCTGGCCTCCGCGGCAGACGACGTGCCCAACCTCCTGCCCTTCCGCCCCCTCGCGCTCGAGGGCCTCGACACCCGCCTCCTCGACGCCGTCCGCGAGGCCAAGGGCCACGACAGCGTTCCCGACGTCCCGGATGGCGGCTGCCTCCTGCTCGCCGAGGTCCCCGGGCGCACGCCCGAGGAGGCCGCCGACGCTGCGCGGGCGCTCGCGGACGCCGCCGCCACGGACCAGACGCGCGTCCTCGCCGCCGGCGCCGAGGCCAGCAGGCTGTGGGGCATCCGCGAGGACACCGCCGGCCTCGCGGGCCGCACCCAGGCCGGGCACCCGGCCTGGGGAGGCTGGGAGGACTCGGCCGTCCCGCCCGAGCACCTCGGCGACTACCTCCGCGGCCTCACCGCCCTCATGGAGTCCGAGGGCCTCGACGGGATGGCGTACGGGCACTTCGGCGACGGCTGCGTGCACCTGCGCCTCGACTTCCCCCTCGACCTCGGCGGCGCAGGCATGCGCCGCTTCCTCGAGCGCGCTGCGCGGCTCGTCGCCGAGCACGGCGGCTCCCTCTCGGGCGAACACGGGGACGGCCGCGCGCGCTCCGAGCTCCTCCCCGCCATGTACAGCGCGCAGGCGCTCGCGGTGATGGCCGAGTTCAAGGCCCTCCTCGACCCCCGGGACACGCTCAACCCGGGGATCGTGGTGCGCCCCGCGAAGGTCGACGAGGACCTCCGCAGGCCCGCTGCCGCCGAACTCCACGCCGGCGCTGGCTTTGCGTTCGCCGAGGATGGCGGGAGCGTCACGCAGGCACTCCACCGGTGCGTGGGCGTCGGGAAGTGCCGCGCGGACCTGCGCGGGTCCGGAGGATTCATGTGCCCCTCGTTCGTCGCGACGCGGGACGAGAAGGACTCGACCCGCGGCCGCGCGCGGGCCCTCCAGGAGATGCTCAACGGCGGCCTCGTCCAGCTCGGCTGGCGCTCGCCGGAGGTCCACGCGGCCCTCGACCTGTGCCTGAGCTGCAAGGCCTGCGCCACCGACTGCCCCGCCGGCGTCGACATGGCCGCGTACAAGTCGGAGACCCTCTACCGCGCGTATCGCGGCCGTCTCCGCCCGCGCAGCCACTACACGCTCGGCCGCCTCCCGCAGTGGCTGCGGCTCGCCGCGCCGTTCGCGCCGATCCTCAACGTCGCCGCCCGCGTCGGGTTCCTGCGCACGACGGCGCTCGCGGCCATGGGCGCGGACCCTCGCCGCTCGCTGCCCCGCCTCCCGAGGGCGCCGTTCCGCTGGGAGGCGGCCGCGCGGCGTCGTGCCTCTGGGCGGCGCTCGAGGTCGGCGGCCGAGGGCGCGCCCGGGGTGGTGCTGTGGGTCGACACGTTTTCCGACGCGCTGGACCCGGACATCCCGCGCGACGCCATCGCGGTGCTCGAGGCCGCAGGGTGCGCGGTGGAGGTGGCCGGGCCCGGCGCATGCTGCGGGCTCACGTACATCTCCACCGGCCAGCTCGACGCCGCCCGCGCCCGCCTGCGCCGGACCCTCGACGTCCTGGTCCCGCACGTGCGCGCAGGCCGCACGGTGGTGGGACTCGAGCCGAGCTGCACGGCGACGCTCCGCTCGGACCTCGCCGAGCTCCTGCCCGACGATCCCCGCGCCGCCGAGCTCGCGGGCTCGGTCAAGACCGTCGCGGAGCTCCTGACGGGGATCGGCTGGCGGCCGCCGCGCGTCGGCCTGAAGGTGCTTGCCCAGCCCCACTGCCACCAGCACGCGGTCATGGGGTTCGACGCCGACCTCGCGCTGCTTGAGGGGGCCGGGTGTGACGTCGACGTCTCCGCCGGGTGCTGTGGCCTTGCCGGGAACTTCGGCATGGAGGCGGGGCACTACGAGGTGTCCGAGAGGATCGCCCAAGGCGGGATCCTCGCGAAGGTGGGGCTGTCCCCGGACCGCACGATCCTCGCGGACGGGTTCTCGTGCCGCACCCAGATCCGCGACCTCGCCGGCCTCGAGGGGCGGCACCTCGTGCAGGTGCTGGCGGAGGCGCTGCGGGAGGGGGCCCGGCGGGGCGGTGCCTAG
- a CDS encoding DUF1254 domain-containing protein: protein MRLEHLAVFFPIAIAVWFLSLHFWPRLLLSVFKRAILVKGFGSGPIPLNTLYTQTEASFADPLHGPAAASRVASTGVNRDTLLTVGWLDLAQGPQVLHVPDMAGRYYSVQFTNPSTNTNFAYVGKRTTGTGAGDYLVTGPGWAGRVPEGMARISAPVAGALVIGRVLVYDDDDIPAAHALSEQLRLSPLR, encoded by the coding sequence GTGAGGCTCGAGCACCTGGCGGTCTTCTTCCCCATCGCGATCGCGGTCTGGTTCCTGTCCCTGCACTTCTGGCCGCGGCTGCTGCTGTCAGTGTTCAAGAGGGCCATCCTGGTCAAGGGGTTCGGAAGCGGCCCGATCCCCCTCAACACGCTGTACACGCAGACCGAGGCCTCCTTCGCCGACCCGCTCCATGGCCCCGCAGCCGCCTCTCGCGTCGCCTCGACGGGGGTGAACCGGGACACCCTCCTGACGGTGGGCTGGCTTGACCTCGCGCAAGGACCTCAGGTGCTGCACGTGCCGGACATGGCGGGCCGCTACTACAGCGTCCAGTTCACCAACCCCTCGACCAACACGAACTTCGCCTACGTCGGCAAACGCACCACGGGCACCGGCGCGGGCGACTACCTCGTGACCGGGCCGGGCTGGGCGGGTCGGGTGCCGGAGGGCATGGCGCGGATCAGCGCGCCGGTCGCGGGCGCACTCGTGATCGGGCGCGTGCTCGTCTACGACGACGACGACATCCCCGCCGCCCACGCGTTGTCGGAGCAGCTGCGGCTCTCGCCCCTGCGGTGA